From a single Chiloscyllium plagiosum isolate BGI_BamShark_2017 chromosome 27, ASM401019v2, whole genome shotgun sequence genomic region:
- the LOC122563776 gene encoding gastrula zinc finger protein XlCGF7.1-like, with protein MERYEDTCTTQKPWKCEDCGKGFKYPYQLETHRRSHTGERPYSCSVCGKGCNWLSDLLKHERTHTGERPFICSVCGKGFSDSSNLQKHQQIHTGERPFICSECGKGYITSPHLLKHLRIHTGERPFICPECGKAFSDSSNLLIHRRVHTGERPFICPECGKGFTTSAHLLKHQRIHTGERPFTCPKCGKSFIQSSHLLTHQRVHTGERPFSCSECGKAFSRLSRLKAHQPVHTDERPFRCSHCEKSFKSKHEVLTHQRIHIGERPFSCTMCGKQFVHSKNLLRHQRVHTGEMLLPAPTVEKDLLCHPSE; from the coding sequence ATGGAGAGATATGAGGACACCTGCACCACAcagaaaccatggaaatgtgaggactgtgggaagggatttaaaTACCCATACCAGCTGGAAACCCATCgacgcagtcacactggggagaggccgtatTCCTGCTCTGTATGTGGGAAGGGATGCAATTGGTTATCTGACCTTCTGAAACATGAACGCACGCATACTGGAGAGAGGCCGTTCATCTGTTCTgtgtgtggaaagggattcaGTGACTCATCCAAccttcaaaaacaccagcaaattcacactggggagaggccattcatctgctctgaaTGTGGGAAGGGATACATTACGTCACCACACCTGCTGAAACACCTGCgaattcacaccggggagaggccattcatctgccccgagtgtgggaaggcatTCAGTGACTCATCCAACCTGCTGATACACcggcgagttcacactggggagaggccattcatctgtcccgaatgtgggaagggattcactacATCAGCGCATCTGCTGAaacaccagcgaattcacacaGGAGAGAGGCCTTTCACCTGCCCCAAGTGTGGGAAAAGTTTCATTCAGTCATCTCATTTGCTGACACACcaacgagttcacactggggagaggccattctcctgctctgAGTGTGGCAAGGCATTCTCTCGGCTGTCCCGTCTTAAGGCACaccaaccagttcacactgatgagagacCTTTCAGATGCTCCCACTGTGAGAAGAGCTTTAAAAGCAAACATGAAGTGCTGacacaccaacgcattcacattggagagaggccattctcctgcaCCATGTGTGGGAAACAATTTGTCCATTCAAAAAACCTTCTGAGAcaccaacgagtccacactggtGAGATGTTGTTACCTGCTcccactgtggaaaaggatttacTCTGTCACCCCAGCGAGTGA